The Pseudanabaena sp. ABRG5-3 genome includes the window TAGGCTTCTCTAAAATGTTGCCAATAGATGGAATCTCAGTAACAGCTACCACGCTTTTGTCTCCCTATCTCATTTTTTCTTCCTCTAGTCTAATCCCTACTTTTAGACAAGTCCAATTGAATGTACTAATTGATACTATAAGCACACAGCAAAATTTGGATATTTGCTTGAAATTTATTTGTCAAAGCTGCCACTATGTCTGATCTATATGTTTCTTGGGACGAATATCACGCCAAAATCGAAGGACTGGCAGCCCAAATTTATCATTCGCAATGGGAATTTGACCAAATTCTCTGTCTGGCTAGGGGTGGCTTACGCATTGGGGATATCCTGTCGCGCATTTTTGACAAACCTTTAGCGATTCTCTCGACTTCTTCCTATGGCGGTAAAAATTTTCAAGAACGGGGTGATTTAAAAATTGCCCATAGCATCACTATGACTACGGATACGCTCGGCAAGCGAATCTTACTAGTGGATGATTTGGTGGATTCAGGTGTCACGTTGGCGCAAATTCTCGAATGGCTCAAAGCCCATGAAGAGTTTGCAATTACGGAAGTGCGATCGGCGGTTCTCTGGTTTAAGGCTTGTTCTATAGCTAAGCCCGATTATTACATTGATTTCTTATCAGATAATCCTTGGATTCATCAGCCCTTTGAAAAGTATGAAAAAATGAATCCTAGTGATTTATAAAAGTAACCTTGTAATGAAGCTTTAACTTTATTTGAATCAGCAAAATCGGCACTGATCTTGACATATTTGCATTGTTTTTACCCACGTAAATATGGTCGTTTCAAACTTAACCATCAATTACCAGTTCAGTGCTGACAACAAATGTTACATAACTAAATCATCTAAATAATAGATATTCCATCGATTTTACTAACCCCATCAATTTTCTTAATGGCATCAATGAAAGCTCGCTTTTTTTTCTCGTCATTGAACCTATAAACCCGATAACTACCTTCACAAGGCTTTTCTCTGTCTACATTTTGCCATTTAGTGCTTGACAAAAACTTGCCTTCGTATGCTGAAACAATGCTTTCAAACTTTGCATCATCTATATTAAGCTCAAATTCAATTTTTACAGAATTTTCAATCATAAATTTAAAATATAATTAGTAATATTTTATTTATCATGTAATGAGTGACAGATTCTAAAATATCCATTTCACACTAACAAAAAAGGCGAAAACATATTGATCATGCCTTAACTGACTAGTGCCATAAGCTTTAATAATATTATTTGTTTTCAAGTTCTTCTATGAAATATTTGATATTTTGAAGTATGTTTTTTATATAAAATTTGCTGCTGTTGGAGTAATGAAACTCAATTGCAAAGATACATTCTTCTTTTTCATTGAATACAAATAAATAAGTGTTTTCCCACCCAAGTTTTTGAAAAGCTACAGTCCGTTGAGGGATTAAGTAGTACAGTAACAACACTTAGTAAACCAATTTTTGAAGAAATCTTTTTCTAACAAGTAAGGGAAAACGTTGATTAAATGCTGAAGTAGTTTTTGAGACTGAGGTCTAAGCAATCTAATAAAATATTTGAGAACCGACCACATCATCTCAATTGGATTAAAATCAGGAGAATAGGTGGGTAAGTACAAAATCTTAGCGCCTGTCTCTGTAATTGCTTTTGCGACCCCCTCAACTTTATGGCAGTTGAGGTTATCCATGATTATCCTATGTTCAGGACGTAATTTAGGTACTAGGTCATCTTGGATAAAGGTGAGAAAATCTTCCCCTTTCATTGAACCCTGAATCTTTTTCAGGCAAACAATACCATCGACCGAAATAGCCCCAATGACTGTGTATTTCTGACCTTTGTAAAAGGGACGATGACTGAATACTCTCTTGCCACACTCACTTCTTGCCACAGAGCGTTCCATTCCCTGCCATACTCCCGTTTCATCAATACAAATAAGATCTTCAGCTTTTACCCCCTGCAATGCTTCCCAAAATTCACATCTTTGCTGTTGTACTGCCTCACTTTTTACCTTTTCATGGCGATAGGTCTTTTTTTTAGCGTGATGTTATGCCTCTGGAAAAATCGGCACATACTGCCCGTGGTCACTGATACTCCTGTTTGTTCTGCTACTTCCTCACAGTACTGCCATAGTGTCCAATCTGGATGCTCTGTCGCAATTTTGAGGATTTTCTCTCGATGGGCTTCGAGCGGACTTTTGATTTGACTCCCTAATGGTTTGTGGTTTAGTTCTCCTGTCTCTCGGTATTGATTCAGCAGTGTTTGCACTGTTTTTGTCGCGACTTGAAATTGCTTAGCTACTTCACGAATCGATGTATTTCCTGCTTCGTAGGTTGCTACGATCTTTTGCCTAAGATCTAGTGAGTAAGGTGCCATTTTTTACTCTCTTTTTTGTTCTGCTATCCTATCTTATCTTGTACTACTCTTTCCCTCAATAGGCTGTAATGATCCAATAATATGACCACCTCTCAATCCAAATATACTAGAAACTATTAAAGGAACTGCTACAGCAGGTAGAAAAACAGAAGCTGCTCCAGCTAGTAACACATCTCTACTAACACCACCTAAATCCAAGTCATCGGAATACGGAATACTACCTTCCTCGTAAAGCTTGATTTTCCCACTTTCATCTTGAAATGAGATCCAATTTGACGCTTTAAAAATTAGTTTAGTGTTAACTTCTTTTAAAGTAACAATCAATCCATATTCTTTACTCCAATTATCTTTTTCATCTCTAAAAAAACTAATAACCTCATCAATATATTTCATTTTTAAAATAAACAGGCATGACAATTAAAATTTTATCATGCCATTTATAGTGTTTGGGTTTATGGTGATGAACACTGAATTTAAAGCGCTACAACCCATCCTTATTTCACTGGAAGATTTTTTAGTGCTTCCTGAAACTGAGCCAGCTAGTGAATATATCAAAGGAAATATTACTCAGAAACCAATGCCGCAGGGACAACACAGCACATTGCAGGGAAAACTAGTTGCTACGATTAATCAACGTGGTGAACCTGAGCAAATCGTTTTTGCCTTTCCTGAACTGCGCTGCACCTTTGCAGGAAGATCCATCGTTCCTGATATCGCGATATTTGAATGGGAGCATATTCCCCTTGATGCTAATGGCGAAATTATTAATAGGATTGAAATCCCACCAGACTGGCTCATTGAAATTCTGTCTCCTGATCAGTCACCGATTGATGTAATCGATAAAATCAGCTTTGCCCTTAAAAATGGTACAAAACTCGGTTGGCTTATTGCCCCTCAAGAAAGAACCGTACTTAGCTTTCAAGGTGATCGCTTTAACAGTCACCGAGGTGAAGATCTTTTGCCTGTGCTAGAAGGCTTAAAAGGCTGGCAAATATCCGTCAATGATTTGTTTAATCTTCTGAATTTTGCTAGACGCTAAATAATTTACAAGAGATTTACCAAGATAGAAATGATGCCTCGATACCCTGTTCTCGCTTGACTTTAGCATCACGCTCTACCCAAGCAATTACTTGCTCTGCGGTCAAATCTTCGAGATGGATACTGTAGTCTTTAGCGATCGCCGTTAGTGCTTGCATTGCCGAAATCACCATCCGAGTTAAAAATTTCTCGTGACTGGAAAGCTTGGCTGGGGTCACTTCATCCTGCCTAGTATCTTCAAAATCTAGATCAGGATGTGGGGAAGTCCATTTGAGAAAGGCAGCATCTTCACCTTGCTCTTTCCGAATCTGCGAATCATGCTCAATCCATTGCACAATTTGCTGTGCTGAAAGTAATTCTGCATGAACACGAAGTTCTTGAGCAATTTTGGTAATGATCCGCATCGAAGAAATCGTGATGCGGGTCATAAATTTTTCCATCGTTGACAGCAGCGCTCCATCGATCGCATGGGCTTCAGCCAATGTTAAAAACTGGATTGGGTCTTGGGGAATTGTCATAAGGTCATAATTCTAGGGGCTAAGCCAAGCTTTGCCCCCATTTTTAGAAATCGATAATTTGTAAAAATTCTTTACCAGTAGCCACCTAAGCAATGGCAAGTAAAGTAACCCCAATCATTGCCAAAACGAGCAAGGTAATCCCAATAATTGGCAAACGTCCCTTTAGGAGCTCAGCATATTTTGTAGCTTCACCTTGCTGTTCACCTTTTGCATCAACTTTCTTATCGACTTTGTCATCAAAATACATCTTGGGTTCGATCGCCCAATTATTTAAAATTCCACGCTCGTCTTTAGTAAATGCGGTGCGGGTTTTAGTTGGTTCTGCCATTTAAATTTTACCTTGTTATATCTTTTTGTTATATCGGTAGCACGAAGATACTGAGTGAAAGCGCTTTATACGCTTATCCAAACATAAATTGCTTAGCAATGCTACATGAATCTTAATGTTTGTTTGATCTTATCCTCTAATGTCAAAATTCGACAAACATCTCATGGACTTATACCAATTCACGAAAGTGTGACAACACTTTTGAGATGTAAAAACTAAACCCAGCAAGATTTTTCAAAACTAAAAATGGCGTTAGTCCTAAAAAGGAAAGGATTTATTGTTGTAAGGATGGGCGGCGCTTCGCGCCGCCCATCCTTACCTATTTACCAAAACTAAAAATGGCGTAGCCATTTTTAGTTTTGGTATGAGGATTCTGCGATTGAAATAAGTAACCAAATTTCTTATAGCGAGGCTTTGCCTCGCTATAAGAAATGGTTCTTGCTTTTTCTAAAGGATACGTTTCTTCTAAATCTGTCAAATCGCTAGTAAAGTAGAGATCGCGCTTTGCGCCGTTTCTCCTTGATGTTTTTTATGCCCCACTTTTCCCACTTGTTTGAACAATGGCAATCTACCCTCAACTGGTTGCCCAATCCAGAGCAGATTTCCCAATTTGAAAAGCTTTATGAACTAGTGCTGGAGGGGAATAGTAAGCAAAATCTGACGCGGATCACTGCCACAGATGATTTTTGGGAAAAGCATCTGTGGGACTCATTGCGCGGTGTTCTTGCCTATTGGGATCGCGAAAATATTAAATTAATTGATATTGGTACAGGTGCAGGTTTCCCCGGACTGCCGATCGCGATCGCTAAGCCTTCATGGCAAATCACCTTAGTCGATAGCAAACAAAAAAAGGTTGCCTTTGTGCAGCAAACCATTCAAGATTTGCAATTATCTAATGCGATCGCCCTAGCAGGTCGCGTTGAAGAGCTTAACCAAACCTCTGGATATAGAAAGAAATACGACTTAGCCGTTGTTAGGGCTGTGGGCAAGCCAGATATTTGCGCTAGCTATTGCCTGCCATTTCTCAAAAGGAGTGGCACAGCAATTCTCTATCGTGGTCAATGGCTACCCGAAGAAAGCGAACAAATTGACTTATTTTGTCAAGAACAAGAATTACAAGTGGTTAAGCAAGATCGTTTTCAAACCCCTCTTACCGCAGGTATCCGACATAGCGTTTACCTTTCACCCCGTTCTACCTCCATCTCAAACTCGTAGGGAGATTCAAAATTAGAGGAATCATATAGAAAGCGGATTACTTCCTCTTCGAGACGATGAATATTATGAACTTCTACCGCATTAGTAACGCGCAGAGCCGATAAGTAACCGTCTAAAAAGAGTCTCATTTCGTCTGTCGAACGATAGCCTCGTTCGGACATTTCAACGAGTGAGTCAGTAATCTTTTGATAATGACGAATGGCGATCGCGTCTTGAAGCATAGGTCAAGCTGGAATAACTACCGTCCTAGATGTATTTGCCTAGGTAATAAAAGGATTCCCTGCAATTGTAACGAGCGATCGTTAGTTGAGAAAATTCAACCTTATATATACTTTCAGCATCGTAATTTTAGCACTTTGAAATACCAAAACGTAAGTGTACTAACCGCCTTAAAAATAGAAGGTTCTCTATAACAGTGAAAGTTTTGCTTAGGTCACGTCAGTTCGGGTTAAGCTAGCAAATTTTAAAAGCCCAAAAGTAAAAGCCTTGCCTAGCAAGGCTTTTACTTTTGGGCTTTGAGAGAAGGTTTGCATAGCAAACCTTCTCTCAAAGCCCGTTACAAATTATCCCGAACTCGTGTTAGGTCATAAAACTCAAATCAACAGAAGCGTCACGAAGTGACGCTTCTGTTGATTTATTGCATAGAACACAAAAAGAGAGTCGTGTTACAACGCGACTCTCTTTTTGTGTTGGGACGAAGCCATCTTGGAAATTAGGCTTCATAAAGTGGCAAAGCATTTTGCCAAGATGGATAAATTCCGTCCTGCCATTGGTCATAGGCGATCGCAAGTAAGCTTTCACCCAACAATAGGTTTGGTTGAAACTGCTGCGATCGGGCTATAATTTCCTCGCAATTAATGCCATACACAGGGATATTTAGCTGTTCGCCGAGGGTTCTTGCCACGACAATGCCAATCCTTGTGCCAGTGAAACTGCCAATGCCAGTAGCGATCGCTAAAAAAGCAAAATCACTCCATGGAATATCACCCACAAACATATTTAAACAGCCATGTAACTGTACAGATAATTCTCTGCCTAGTTCCCATGACTGCTGTTTGTGGATGTTATAAATTTGAGAATTGCGATCTGAATTTTGATTAATTTCAGCGATCGCAAGCTCTAATTTTGTCGTTGTCGTATGTAATGCAAGGGCGAAACTTGTGGTCATGATCTATAGAATACTGGGAAGTGATCACCAGAATTCAGTCTAGAACTTACCAATTCCAGCGCCAGTGTCGGCTGCGCCAGTATCGGCTGCACCTGTATCAGCAGCTCCATTGGATTCAGAATCTTCAGGATCGTTATAGCTGCCCATTGGTCTTCTACGTCCAAAGCGACCCATAGGGGTGCGCTTGCGAAACTTGCGCGCATACGCTTGGTTGCGAAGAGCTTTTTCTTTTTTCTGATTGCGGCGCTTAGCCATTTTAACCTGTTGTACCCCTTAGAGATTGCGTCTATTTAAGCTAGCACAAAACGAGAAATAGACAAAGACAAATTATTTTTTATATGTCTTGCAAAGCACAAGATTAGATTTACATTACATAGTTTCAGTTTTTTGTTTCCTCGCCAAAGGCGAGGAAACAAAAAACTATTTTAATCAATCCACTCATTGTCTGATTTTTCATCGCGAAAGAGGATGCGGTCAAAACCTTCGCTGAGACTGGGTGGGCTATAGGAGAGAGTGCGGTGCATCTCAATGATGATATCGTCAGGGACTTGGCGATCGCGATGATCGTTGCGCGATAAACAAATCCAGAGGGGGACATTTAACCAAAGTCCTGTAATTGGTTTAAATCCATGCTCTTTGGCGAGAGAAATAACATTTTTACGATATTCGCGCTTATAGTTTGT containing:
- a CDS encoding IS630 transposase-related protein; the protein is MAPYSLDLRQKIVATYEAGNTSIREVAKQFQVATKTVQTLLNQYRETGELNHKPLGSQIKSPLEAHREKILKIATEHPDWTLWQYCEEVAEQTGVSVTTGSMCRFFQRHNITLKKRPIAMKR
- a CDS encoding DUF6761 family protein, giving the protein MLQDAIAIRHYQKITDSLVEMSERGYRSTDEMRLFLDGYLSALRVTNAVEVHNIHRLEEEVIRFLYDSSNFESPYEFEMEVERGER
- a CDS encoding phosphoribosyltransferase, which encodes MSDLYVSWDEYHAKIEGLAAQIYHSQWEFDQILCLARGGLRIGDILSRIFDKPLAILSTSSYGGKNFQERGDLKIAHSITMTTDTLGKRILLVDDLVDSGVTLAQILEWLKAHEEFAITEVRSAVLWFKACSIAKPDYYIDFLSDNPWIHQPFEKYEKMNPSDL
- the tsaB gene encoding tRNA (adenosine(37)-N6)-threonylcarbamoyltransferase complex dimerization subunit type 1 TsaB codes for the protein MTTSFALALHTTTTKLELAIAEINQNSDRNSQIYNIHKQQSWELGRELSVQLHGCLNMFVGDIPWSDFAFLAIATGIGSFTGTRIGIVVARTLGEQLNIPVYGINCEEIIARSQQFQPNLLLGESLLAIAYDQWQDGIYPSWQNALPLYEA
- a CDS encoding Uma2 family endonuclease, with amino-acid sequence MNTEFKALQPILISLEDFLVLPETEPASEYIKGNITQKPMPQGQHSTLQGKLVATINQRGEPEQIVFAFPELRCTFAGRSIVPDIAIFEWEHIPLDANGEIINRIEIPPDWLIEILSPDQSPIDVIDKISFALKNGTKLGWLIAPQERTVLSFQGDRFNSHRGEDLLPVLEGLKGWQISVNDLFNLLNFARR
- a CDS encoding chlorophyll A-B-binding protein gives rise to the protein MAEPTKTRTAFTKDERGILNNWAIEPKMYFDDKVDKKVDAKGEQQGEATKYAELLKGRLPIIGITLLVLAMIGVTLLAIA
- the rsmG gene encoding 16S rRNA (guanine(527)-N(7))-methyltransferase RsmG, whose product is MPHFSHLFEQWQSTLNWLPNPEQISQFEKLYELVLEGNSKQNLTRITATDDFWEKHLWDSLRGVLAYWDRENIKLIDIGTGAGFPGLPIAIAKPSWQITLVDSKQKKVAFVQQTIQDLQLSNAIALAGRVEELNQTSGYRKKYDLAVVRAVGKPDICASYCLPFLKRSGTAILYRGQWLPEESEQIDLFCQEQELQVVKQDRFQTPLTAGIRHSVYLSPRSTSISNS